One region of Bacteroidales bacterium genomic DNA includes:
- a CDS encoding Crp/Fnr family transcriptional regulator: MYEILIHCPIFIGLTEEELEVIFSKSHHFTKTYEVGEIAAFSGETVNFLMVVLEGSMKGEMQDFSGKIIKIDDIVAPRALAAAFIFGKQNKFPVNVMANEKTRILYIPKYDFMKMLQADIRILQNFLNVVSSQTQMLASKLKFLSFKTIKGKIAQYILGLAGPDKDMVEIPLTQNDLAEQFGVARPSLARALGEMAQEGILRVDRRMIRIVDRRRLREVGS, encoded by the coding sequence ATGTACGAAATACTTATCCATTGCCCGATTTTCATTGGCCTCACTGAAGAAGAACTTGAAGTGATTTTCAGCAAATCACATCATTTCACAAAAACTTATGAGGTAGGCGAAATAGCAGCCTTCAGCGGGGAAACGGTCAATTTTCTTATGGTCGTCCTTGAAGGCAGCATGAAAGGGGAGATGCAGGACTTCTCAGGAAAGATCATTAAAATAGACGACATCGTCGCTCCGCGTGCTCTTGCTGCGGCGTTTATCTTTGGCAAGCAGAACAAATTCCCGGTGAATGTCATGGCTAATGAAAAGACCCGGATTCTTTACATTCCCAAATATGATTTCATGAAGATGCTACAAGCCGATATCAGGATACTGCAGAATTTCCTGAATGTCGTTTCCAGCCAGACGCAGATGCTGGCCAGTAAACTTAAATTCCTTTCCTTTAAAACCATAAAGGGCAAGATCGCCCAGTATATCTTGGGTCTGGCCGGACCGGATAAGGACATGGTTGAAATACCTCTAACACAGAACGACCTCGCCGAGCAATTTGGGGTCGCACGTCCTTCCCTGGCTCGCGCACTTGGTGAAATGGCACAGGAAGGGATCCTCCGGGTTGACCGCCGGATGATCAGGATAGTTGACAGGAGAAGGCTGCGGGAAGTAGGCAGTTGA
- a CDS encoding 4Fe-4S binding protein, protein MLREIIKIDEDKCNGCGLCIPSCPEGALQIIDGKARLVSDLMCDGLGACIGECPEGAIKIEEREAEPYNEKAVIKEIVKFGENTVIAHLKHLLDHNEMVYFETAVEYLTDHGHKFSFDVGKALDKVYQNSLSGVGCVTGGCPGSRVIEFPIDIDQVEKAGKDEPAFVAVPVSIKSELRQWPVQMHLINPGASYFRNADVVLAADCVAFSVGNFHQEYLQGNSLAIACPKLDSGKEAYVEKLKAMIDESEIKSLQVLVMEVPCCSGLVHIAQIARDAASRKIPIRKTVISIKGEVLMEEWI, encoded by the coding sequence ATGCTACGCGAAATAATCAAAATCGATGAAGACAAATGTAACGGGTGCGGGCTATGCATCCCTTCATGCCCTGAGGGAGCCCTGCAAATTATTGACGGAAAAGCACGATTGGTAAGCGATCTTATGTGTGACGGCCTCGGGGCCTGCATCGGTGAATGCCCGGAAGGCGCAATCAAAATCGAAGAACGCGAAGCGGAACCCTACAACGAAAAAGCTGTGATCAAAGAGATCGTGAAGTTCGGCGAAAATACTGTGATTGCTCATCTTAAGCATCTGCTCGACCATAACGAAATGGTTTATTTTGAAACTGCCGTGGAATACCTCACGGATCACGGCCATAAGTTTTCCTTTGATGTCGGAAAAGCGTTGGATAAGGTTTACCAGAATAGCCTCAGCGGAGTTGGATGCGTTACAGGCGGATGCCCCGGCTCAAGGGTCATCGAATTTCCTATTGATATAGATCAGGTCGAAAAGGCCGGTAAAGATGAACCAGCATTTGTCGCTGTCCCTGTCTCAATAAAATCAGAACTCCGCCAGTGGCCGGTGCAGATGCACCTTATCAATCCCGGCGCATCCTACTTCAGGAACGCTGATGTCGTTCTCGCAGCCGATTGCGTTGCTTTTTCCGTGGGTAATTTCCACCAGGAGTACCTGCAGGGTAATAGCCTCGCTATTGCCTGCCCCAAGCTGGATTCCGGCAAAGAGGCTTATGTCGAAAAATTGAAAGCCATGATCGATGAATCAGAGATCAAATCGCTGCAGGTCTTGGTAATGGAGGTCCCCTGCTGCAGCGGACTGGTGCACATCGCCCAGATCGCCCGTGATGCTGCCAGCCGTAAAATCCCTATCAGAAAAACCGTTATCAGCATCAAAGGGGAAGTGCTGATGGAGGAATGGATTTAG
- a CDS encoding cupin domain-containing protein, translated as MDTQLFSHSQIINFTEKVDYSPEGIVSKRVIQKEKGNVTLFAFNKGQKLSEHSAPFDAMIQVLEGQAEILINRVPFMLTGGQAIIMPANIPHAVNATERFKMLLTMIKE; from the coding sequence ATGGATACTCAACTATTTTCCCATTCGCAAATCATCAATTTCACCGAAAAAGTCGATTACAGCCCGGAAGGCATCGTAAGCAAGCGGGTGATACAAAAAGAAAAGGGCAATGTAACCCTTTTTGCATTCAACAAAGGACAGAAACTCAGCGAGCATTCGGCTCCTTTTGATGCCATGATACAGGTTCTCGAAGGTCAGGCCGAAATTCTGATCAACCGCGTGCCTTTTATGCTGACCGGCGGCCAGGCTATCATCATGCCGGCTAATATACCACACGCTGTGAACGCCACAGAGAGGTTCAAGATGTTGCTGACAATGATCAAGGAGTAA
- a CDS encoding DUF438 domain-containing protein, whose amino-acid sequence MSELINNSERRKELLKKMILKLHAGESVDEVRKELITLLKTIPYGEVVEVEQQLINEGALSNEEVLKFCDLHTQALDGHIDLSGMRIVPPGHPVDTFKRENAELRKVAGQLETLYKRIDTLKSEQEIPSFFMEMKSLFNSLMDVEKHYVRKENLLFPYLERYGITGPPKVMWGKHDEIRELLKASIELLGSPEGFTMEDAETAVKMILQPASAAVADMTLKEDQILLPMSYDKLTELEWYEICKQTLEIGFCLYDPDVEWKPENTEADMTESHDSDLIHLPSGSFTKTELQAILNILPVDMTFVDKNEKVRYFSQGKERIFQRSRAILNRDVKLCHPPSSVHIVEQIQEDFRSGKEDHAPFWIQMKGKFIFIEYYALRDDNGNFLGTLEVSQDLTERRALKGEQRILSYHKTE is encoded by the coding sequence ATGAGTGAACTAATCAATAATTCCGAAAGAAGAAAGGAACTTCTTAAAAAAATGATCCTGAAGCTTCATGCCGGTGAATCGGTAGATGAGGTGCGAAAAGAACTGATCACATTGCTGAAAACCATCCCTTACGGAGAAGTAGTGGAAGTCGAGCAACAATTGATCAACGAAGGCGCCCTGAGCAATGAGGAAGTGCTGAAATTCTGCGATCTCCATACGCAGGCGCTGGATGGCCATATCGACCTGTCAGGGATGAGAATCGTCCCCCCGGGGCACCCTGTCGATACGTTTAAACGGGAAAACGCAGAACTGCGAAAGGTCGCTGGACAGCTCGAAACCCTGTACAAGCGGATTGATACACTTAAATCAGAGCAGGAGATCCCATCCTTTTTCATGGAAATGAAATCGCTCTTCAACAGCCTTATGGATGTCGAAAAGCACTATGTCAGAAAGGAAAACCTTCTTTTTCCGTACCTTGAAAGGTACGGTATTACAGGCCCCCCAAAGGTGATGTGGGGCAAACATGATGAGATCAGGGAGTTACTGAAAGCTTCCATTGAACTGCTCGGGAGCCCGGAAGGATTTACCATGGAAGACGCAGAAACTGCAGTTAAAATGATCCTTCAACCTGCATCTGCGGCTGTAGCAGATATGACCCTGAAAGAGGACCAGATCCTCCTACCCATGTCATACGATAAACTGACGGAACTGGAATGGTACGAGATCTGTAAGCAGACGCTTGAGATCGGCTTCTGCCTTTACGACCCGGATGTAGAATGGAAACCGGAAAATACCGAAGCGGACATGACGGAATCCCACGATTCAGATTTGATCCATTTGCCCTCCGGAAGCTTTACCAAAACTGAACTCCAGGCCATTCTCAACATCCTCCCGGTAGATATGACCTTTGTCGATAAAAATGAAAAGGTCAGGTACTTCAGCCAGGGAAAGGAAAGGATCTTCCAGCGCAGCAGGGCTATTCTCAACCGCGATGTCAAGCTCTGCCATCCTCCTTCCAGCGTTCACATCGTTGAACAGATCCAGGAAGATTTCAGGAGCGGGAAAGAAGACCATGCCCCGTTCTGGATTCAGATGAAAGGGAAGTTTATATTTATCGAATACTACGCCCTCAGGGATGATAACGGCAATTTTCTCGGAACACTCGAAGTTTCCCAGGATCTTACCGAAAGACGCGCACTCAAGGGCGAACAAAGAATTTTATCTTATCATAAAACTGAATAA
- a CDS encoding DUF1858 domain-containing protein → METEKLIITPKTKVHDLLSAYPELESLLIEMAPVFKKLQNPVLRRTIARVTTLQHAAIVGEIPVHSLVNALRNRVGQDILEGIESVPGRSDKQPSWFNRERIVKQLDARPIIEQGGHPLGDVLTDIRGLKAGDIYELITPFLPAPLIERVVDQGFDAWSKKEAEDIIRTYFYKKG, encoded by the coding sequence ATGGAAACTGAAAAACTTATCATAACACCTAAAACCAAGGTCCATGACCTTTTGAGCGCTTATCCCGAACTGGAATCATTATTGATTGAGATGGCGCCTGTTTTCAAAAAATTACAAAATCCGGTTTTGCGGCGGACTATTGCCCGTGTCACTACCCTTCAACATGCCGCAATAGTCGGTGAGATCCCGGTGCATTCACTCGTAAATGCATTGCGAAACCGCGTGGGACAGGATATCCTGGAAGGTATCGAATCTGTTCCCGGCAGATCAGATAAACAACCATCATGGTTTAACCGTGAGAGGATCGTCAAACAGCTTGATGCCCGGCCAATAATAGAGCAGGGCGGACATCCGCTCGGAGATGTCCTGACAGACATCCGCGGCCTGAAAGCAGGCGATATCTATGAGCTGATCACGCCATTTCTCCCGGCCCCTTTGATTGAACGGGTGGTTGACCAGGGATTCGACGCCTGGAGCAAAAAAGAGGCTGAAGATATTATCAGGACTTATTTCTATAAAAAAGGATAA